The nucleotide sequence TTGACGCCCCCTTAGGAAGCGACGGGACGCTTTTCGTCCTTGCCCGCAAGATCGAAGGCGTCCTGGGCGACAAGTCAACTGCGATCTGACGCGACCGGGTGCGGAAAATCTCTGGAGTTGAGAGAAGATGCGTTTCGAGAAAGGCCACAAGTCGGCGACACGTCGGCACATAATCGATGTGGCATCGAAGTGTATGCGCCGGGACGGCATCTCCGCCACCGGGATTGCCGGGATTATGGGCGAGGCCGGTCTAACCAAAGGAGCCTTTTCTCCGCACTTCGACTCCAAGGACATCCTTGTTCGCGAGGCGCTGGCGAGAGCGCTGGCTGACCAGCAGTATCGGCTTGAGGAAGATCAGCTCAAAGGCCTCGATCTCGAAGGCTCAATCCGGAGATACTTAAACTACGCTCACCTTGAAGACCCTGGGGACGGGTGTCCCTCCGCAGCGTTGCTTCCGGAAATCGCGCATCAGCCTCAGAACACCAGGGAAGATTACGAGAAAGCGCTGGAAAGCTACGTTGGGACTTTAGCGGCGCTGCTACCCGGCGCAGATTCTGCCGCGAACCACCGTCGGGCGAGGGCCATCTTCGCTCTCATGGTGGGCACTCTACAGTTTGCGCGGGCTATCCCCGACGCTGCCAAAGCGCAGCAAACTTTGGATGGAGGCATTGAAGCCGCGCTGCACTTGGCGCGAGCTCCATGATTCTAAATCAAGACAGCGGAGAGGCTCAGATCGGAGAACCTTGTGAGAGCTGAGCCCCTCGTCCTGCCCAAGCTCTTACGAGCGGACGTGAATAATCGTCTTGCCTTGGCGTCGCTGGGCCGAGTTGAAGTTGGCGACAGCATCGTCGAGAGAGGAGACCTTTCCGATGTTTGTCCGCAGTCTTCCGTCCCGCACCCTCTGGACGATCTCACTCAATTGACCACGATCGGCCTCCACAACGAAGTCGATGGCCAAACCGTCTAGCGGCCGAGCCTGCACCGGGCCGACGACACTCACCAGCGTCCCTCCGGCTCTGACAAGGGCTGCAGACTGCTTCTGGACGTCGCCGCCGATGACGTCGAATGCAAGATCGACGCCGCCGATATCTTTGAGGGCGTCGTTCTCCAGGTCGACGAATTCATTTGCGCCGAAATCGAGCGCTTTCTGCCGGTCGGCTGCACGTCCTGTTCCGATGACATAGGCGCCAGCTTCTCGT is from Bradyrhizobium sp. ISRA430 and encodes:
- a CDS encoding TetR/AcrR family transcriptional regulator, which encodes MRFEKGHKSATRRHIIDVASKCMRRDGISATGIAGIMGEAGLTKGAFSPHFDSKDILVREALARALADQQYRLEEDQLKGLDLEGSIRRYLNYAHLEDPGDGCPSAALLPEIAHQPQNTREDYEKALESYVGTLAALLPGADSAANHRRARAIFALMVGTLQFARAIPDAAKAQQTLDGGIEAALHLARAP